One Sulfurimonas sp. HSL-3221 genomic window, GCTCTCCATCCGCACCGATATGTACCGCGGTTACGAAGCGAAGGCTGCCGAACTCGAACCGCTGAAAAGCGAGCTGCAGCAGAAACAGCAGAGCCTCAACAAACTACTGGGGACGGCACGGGACTCCGCCGAGGTACAGCAGTCACTCAAGGCGGCGACCTTCGCCCTGGAAACGATTAGCCGGATCCAGCAGCGGATCGTCCACCTTTCCGACGCGCGCCTGACCCGGGTCAACGAGCTGCGTAAGCAGGAGGCCGATCTCAAAGACGAGCTGGATAAAAGCAATATCTGGCAGAAGAGCTATACGGCCTACCTGACCTACTTGGACGTCAAAAAGGACCTTGCGGCGCTGCAGGAGCAGATCAACGCGATCGACCGCTCCGACGACTCTGAAGCCAGCATGGAGCAGCGCGACTCCCTGCTGGCGAAGCAGAAGATCATGAGCGACCAGCTCTCCTTGCTGCAGTCGCACTCTGCTTCTCCCTTTGCGGACCTGCTCAAACCCGAGGAGATTGACAAGGCGCCGGAGATCAGCAACCCCATCGACATCTTCGCCGGGGTCTCCTACAACAAGAAGGTGCGCGAACAGCTCAGCGAGTATATCAAGCGCGGGGACGAGCTGAAGCGCTACCTGCGGCTGCTGCTGGACGAACGCCAGCTCCTGGCCAGCCTGGCGGACGTTGACAGCGAGGATGAGTACGCCAAGAAGATCGCCGAGCTCGACTCCATGACCGACAAGTACCAGACGGCCTACACGACGCTGCAGGATACGGCGGACGTCTACGCCAAGCGGGTCGAGGAGATCGAACTCAAGAACAACAAGGCGATCGAGGAGCAGCTCTTCAAACTGGCCAATATCGGCGGCATCATCCTGTTCCTGCTCATCATCTTCTTCATCATGAAGCAGATCGCGAAGAAGTACATCAGCGATAACGAACGCTTTTATATGGCGAACAAGGTCATCACCTTCGCCAACGTCTCGCTGATTCTGCTGGTCCTGCTCTTCAACTACATTGAGAATGTCAGCTACGTCGTCACCGTCCTCGGGTTTGCCTCCGCCGGTATCGCCATTGCGATGAAGGACTGGTTTATGAGCATGCTCGGCTGGCTCGTCATCGTCTTTGGCGGCTCCATCCACGTCGGTGACAGGGTCCGTGTCGACAAGGACGGCAAACAGTACGTCGGGGACGTCCTCGACATCTCGCTGCTGCGGATTACGATTCTCGAAGACATCACGTTGACGACCTACATGCATAACCGCCGGGCGGGACGGGTCATCTTTATTCCGAACAACTACATCTTCACGGAGATGATCGCCAACTACACCCACGTCTCCCTCAAAACGGTCTGGGACGGCATCGACATCACGATCACCTTCGATTCAAACCACAAGAAGGCGCAGCTCATCGCCAAAGAGATCACGCGCAAGTTCGCCAAGGGGTACACGGACATTACCCGCAACCAGCTCAACAAGCTGCGCAGCCGCTACAACCTGAAAAACACGAACGTCGAGCCGCGCATCTACGCCTTTGCCGAGGAAAACGGGGTGCGCATCAGCGCCTGGTACCTGACCAACGCCTACGCGACTCTGACGCTGCGCAGTACGATCTCCATGGAGATCCTCGATGCCTACGGCCAGGAAGACGACATCACCATCGCCTATCCGACCCAGCGTCTGCGTCTGCAGAACGAGCCGCTGCCGCAGCCGCGATCCCTGCCCGAGGAGGGCGAGCCTGTATGAAGCCCAAAGTCTACTTCAAGACCTTCGGTTGCCGCACCAACGTCTTCGATACGCAGGTGATGATGGGACGGTTGCAGGATTTTGAAGTCACCGAGGACGAATCGGTCGCGGACATCGTCGTCGTCAACTCCTGCACCGTCACCAACGGGGCCGATACGGGGGTCAGAGGCTACATCAACGCCCAGGAGCGCGCGGGCCGGACCGTCATGCTGACGGGCTGCGGGGCGCACACCAAAGGCGAAACCCTCTTCGAAAAAGGGAAGGTCCAGGGGGTTTTCGGACAGTCGGAAAAGGCGAAAATCAACGAACTGCTGCAGCGCAAGACCCGTTTTTACGAACTGGGCGACCTGGAGTTCATCGACGACAACGTCGTCGAGCAGTTCGTCGGCAAGAGCCGTGCCTTCATCAAGATCCAGGAGGGGTGCAGCTTCCGCTGCAGCTACTGCATCATCCCCTTTGTGCGCGGCGATGCGCGCAGCGTCGACGAGCAGGTGATCCTGGAGCAGGTGAGCCGCCTGGCCGCCAACGGGTTCGGGGAGTTCATCCTCACCGGGACGAACATCGGCAGCTACGGGCAGGGGGAGAACCGCTCCATCGCCACGCTGCTGCAAAAGATGAGCCTGATCCGTGGCGTGCGCCGCATCCGTCTTGGTTCTTTGGAACCGGTGCAGATCACCGATGCGTTTAAGGAGATCCTGGACGAGCCGTGGCTGGAACGCCACCTTCACATCGCCCTGCAGCATACCTCCAAGGAGATGCTCAAGCTGATGAACCGCCGCAACAAGTTCGATGAGGACCTGAAGCTCTTTTCCGAGCTGGCCGTGAAGGGCTTCGCGCTGGGCACGGACTTTATCGTCGGGCATCCCGGCGAGACGGAGGCGCGCTGGGAAGAGGCGTGGAAACACCTGCAGCAGCTGCCGCTGACGCACGTGCACGCCTTTACCTATTCCAAGCGCGACGGCACGCCCTCTGCGACGATGAAGCCCGAGATCAGCGGGGCCGTCGCCAAGGAGCGGTTGGCGCAGTTGACCGCTCTGGTGGATGCGAACAACTTCGCGTTCCGCCGCGAACATTGCACCGATCTGGACGTGCTCGTCGAGTCCGTCACGGACGACGGGCGCTACCAGGGGTACGACCAGTATTACAACAAGATCCTTATCGACAGCGAAGCGGACCTGGAAGGCAACTGGATCCGGATCGAATCCGCCACCGCAGCAGAGGAGTACAACCATGCAGTCGTCTGACAAAGCCAAGTGGATCATCGCCGCCTCGGCGGTCCTGCTCATCGCGCTGACGCTTTTTGCGTTCCTGCGCGATAGCACTAAGCCGATCAGCCGCGACCAGCTCAATACGCTCATCGCCGGGGGAGAGCTGAAACAGGTCGTTGAACGGGAGAGCTCCTACCTGCTGAGCAGCAGCGAAGGGCGCTTCAGCATCGTCAAATCCCAGGTCCCCGCCGGTACCTTTGACGCCTATGTCGTCAAAACGGAGGAGGGCGGAGCCATTGTCATCGCCATTTTGAGCCTGATCATTGTCCTGGGAGCGGCGTCGCTGCTGCTGCGCTACTGGATGAAGCACCGCCGCTTCCCGGGCGCACCGGTCAAATCCGCGCAGGGAGCCGGTGCGCCGGAACAGACCTACCATGTTCAGCCGGTCGTCTCCGACGTCACCTTCAGCGATATCGGCGGCATCAGCGACGTCAAGGAGGAGCTCGAGGAGATCATTGATTTTCTCAAGAATCCCCAGCGCTACCGGCACTTCGGCGCGCGTCTGCCCAAGGGGGTCCTGCTGGTCGGCCCTCCGGGCGTCGGCAAGACGATGATCGCCAAGGCCGTCGCCGCTGAGGCGAATGCGCCCTTCTATTATCAGAGCGCCTCCTCCTTCGTCCACATCTACGTCGGGATGGGGGCCAAGCGCGTCAGCGAGCTCTTCCGCGCTGCGGCGTCCAACGCCCCGGCCATTATCTTTATTGACGAGATCGACGCCGTCGGCAAGGTGCGCGACGGGGGCAGCAACGAGGAGCGCGAAGCGACCCTGAACCAGCTCCTCACCGAGATGGACGGTTTTACGGATTCCAGCGGCATCATTGTCATCGCCGCGACGAACAAGATCGAAGTCCTCGACCCGGCCCTGCTGCGCGCGGGCCGCTTCGACCGCCGTATCTTCGTTGACCTGCCGACCCCGCATGAGCGCGAGGCGATCATCGCGAAGTACCTGGAGAAGATCCCCCACAGCGTGGACGCGAAAGCGATCGCGGAGATCACCGTCGGCTTCAACGGGGCGGCGCTGGCGGCGCTGGTGAACGAAGCGGCGCTGCACTCTCTGCGCAACCGACAGATCCATGTCCGTATGGAGGACGTTTTGGCCGTCAAGGACAAGGTCGCCTACGGCAAGAAGCGGCTGCCGATTCTCAATGACGAGCAGAAAGAGTGCCGTGCGACCTATCTCGCGGGCAAAGCCGTTGCTGCTACCTGGTTCGACCTGGCCTTCGAGAAGGTGATGCTGGGGAGCGAAAGCATTCGTCCGGCCCTCTCCGACCCGCTGATGCGCCACGAGATAGAGTCGCACATCCGCATGCTGCTCGCCGGTAAGGTCATGTGCGATATCCGCTACCGCGAACATGCCTCCAGTGCCAAAGAGGACATTGACGCGGCACTGACCCTTGCCAAAGCGATGCTCTTCGAGTACGGTATGGGCGATTCGCTGCTGCCATCGCAGGAGGCGCTGCCGCATCTGCTCGAGCGTATCGAGCAGGAGACCCGCACCCTGCTTGAGGGCAAAACGGCCCTGGTCGACGGGATCGTCGACGTGTTGTTAGAGCGCGAAAGCATCTCCAAAGAGGAGATCAAAGCCCGGATCGATGCGGTTTTATAGCGGTTTCTGCCTGAGGGACGAATCGGCCTTCTTCGCGCCGTGGCTGAAGCAAAACGACTTTACGGTCGCGGGGTTCAGCTACGGGGCCATCAAAGCCCTTTACGACGTCCTGCAGAATGACAGGCGCATCGATACGCTGCAGCTCTTCTCGCCCGCTTATTTCTGCAACAAGCCCGACAGTTTCAAACGGCTGCAGATGAAGGGGTACAAACGCGACAGCGCGGCGTACCGTGCGCGTTTTATCGAGAGCTGTTTCGCGCCTTATCCCGCCCGCGACGTCAGTGTCTACGACGAAGGAGAAGAGGCGCTCGAGGAGCTGCTGGGATACCCGTGGCCTGAAAAGCTGCTGCGGGAGCTGAACGAACGCGGGGTGCATATCGAGGTCTACCTTGGCGGCAAAGACGCCGTCATCGACGCCGAAGCGGCGCGGGCGTTCTTCATGCCCTACGCGACTCTATACTATTTTAAAGACGCAAACCACTTTTTGCAAGGAGCATAATATGAGCAATATCAAAATCGGTGTCATCACCGCTTCCGACCGCGCCAGCGCGGGCATCTACGAAGACATCTCCGGCATGGCGATCCAGGAGACGATGACGGCGTACCTCACGAGCAGTTTCGAGATCGAGTACCGCTGCATCCCCGACGAGCAGGAGACGATCGAAGCGACGATGAAGGAGCTCTGCGACGAAGCTGGGTGCTGTCTCGTCGTTACGACGGGCGGTACGGGCCCCGCGCCCCGCGACGTCACCCCTGAAGCGACGGAGAACATCTGCGACAAGATGATGCCGGGCTTCGGCGAGCTGATGCGCCAGGTGAGCCTGCAGTACGTCCCGACGGCGATTCTATCGCGCCAGACGGCGGGCATCCGCGGTCAATCGCTCATTATCAACCTCCCGGGCAAACCGAAGTCCATCCGCGAGTGCCTCGACGCCGTCTTCCCGGCCGTGCCGTACTGCATCGACCTGATCGGCGGTCCCTACCTCGTCACCGACGAGAGCGTCATCAAAGCCTTCCGCCCGAAGGCAAAATAGCGGCGCCCTTGTCAACGCATTCGGGCTAGCTATGTCCTGACTGCTCAGGTCTTAGCGGCCACTGCTTTTGAACAGGTTGATGTAGCCGTTGACACCATGGCAGACGGCATCTGTCCTGACTTCCTCTTTTGTATAGTTTCGGATAAGGCCGCCAATGGCTTTTTCAGGCGCTTTCAAAAAATAGGTGTTCTCTTCGGAATAGGTATTTTGTATCAGCCACCGCATCATCCCCAGCATATGCGCTTTGTACCGCTCGCAACCGCCCCAGTTTTCCCGCCTGCATGACAGATACACTTCCGAGGTGACTTCATTGATCCATCCGTTTCCGCTTGTGTTCTGACCGGTACCGATCCTGCCGTAGTTCTGCATATCGTTTGGATCGTTTTTCTGCCGCGTAAAAATCGTATCAAGACATTTCAACAGGGTCTTTTTATAGAGGTCGTTTTTGCTGATTTTATAAAAATCAAGAAGACTCATCACCGCCCAGCTTGTCGGAACCGCATCTGTCGGCGTGCGGTAGTCGTCCGTCAAAAAATAGGAATCTTTCGCTGCTCTTTCCCGAAAATTGTCCGCCAGTATCGCAGCGGCATCGTAGTAGCGTTGATCCGACGTTACCGCATACATTCTTGACAAGGCGGAGAGCACTTCGCCCGTATAAAGATTGGAGTATCTTTTGTCAAAAACCGGTAGGCCCGATTCGATTTTAACCTGATTGATGACGGTGCCGTCAGGGTTTCGCATGGTAAGCAGCCAGTCGGCGGCCGATACGGCGGCATCCAAATAGCGTTTCTCTTTTGTCCGTTTATAGAGTTCCAACAGGGTGAAGATGGTTTTCGAAGCCGTTCCGACGACGAACCTGTCATCCTTTTTGCCGCTGTCGAGGGAAAGGGAGTAATGAAATGCCCCCTTGTTGCTTCCTTTTTGAATCTGCATGGACAAGATAAAGTCGGCGATCAGGGGTGTGAGTGCGGTGATGCGTTCATCCTTTTCCAAATCGTTGAGTTTCAACAGG contains:
- a CDS encoding mechanosensitive ion channel domain-containing protein, with product MIGRLAGSLLCTAALLFTGPLAVTAAGAETPASAGITLQKPLSWSSVVDTYAHRHILQERLAQIEVALQNAKASGKADTVRRLERDRQRLEAELGRINTAAVAAVEYYVHPTGEELSIRTDMYRGYEAKAAELEPLKSELQQKQQSLNKLLGTARDSAEVQQSLKAATFALETISRIQQRIVHLSDARLTRVNELRKQEADLKDELDKSNIWQKSYTAYLTYLDVKKDLAALQEQINAIDRSDDSEASMEQRDSLLAKQKIMSDQLSLLQSHSASPFADLLKPEEIDKAPEISNPIDIFAGVSYNKKVREQLSEYIKRGDELKRYLRLLLDERQLLASLADVDSEDEYAKKIAELDSMTDKYQTAYTTLQDTADVYAKRVEEIELKNNKAIEEQLFKLANIGGIILFLLIIFFIMKQIAKKYISDNERFYMANKVITFANVSLILLVLLFNYIENVSYVVTVLGFASAGIAIAMKDWFMSMLGWLVIVFGGSIHVGDRVRVDKDGKQYVGDVLDISLLRITILEDITLTTYMHNRRAGRVIFIPNNYIFTEMIANYTHVSLKTVWDGIDITITFDSNHKKAQLIAKEITRKFAKGYTDITRNQLNKLRSRYNLKNTNVEPRIYAFAEENGVRISAWYLTNAYATLTLRSTISMEILDAYGQEDDITIAYPTQRLRLQNEPLPQPRSLPEEGEPV
- the mtaB gene encoding tRNA (N(6)-L-threonylcarbamoyladenosine(37)-C(2))-methylthiotransferase MtaB, with amino-acid sequence MKPKVYFKTFGCRTNVFDTQVMMGRLQDFEVTEDESVADIVVVNSCTVTNGADTGVRGYINAQERAGRTVMLTGCGAHTKGETLFEKGKVQGVFGQSEKAKINELLQRKTRFYELGDLEFIDDNVVEQFVGKSRAFIKIQEGCSFRCSYCIIPFVRGDARSVDEQVILEQVSRLAANGFGEFILTGTNIGSYGQGENRSIATLLQKMSLIRGVRRIRLGSLEPVQITDAFKEILDEPWLERHLHIALQHTSKEMLKLMNRRNKFDEDLKLFSELAVKGFALGTDFIVGHPGETEARWEEAWKHLQQLPLTHVHAFTYSKRDGTPSATMKPEISGAVAKERLAQLTALVDANNFAFRREHCTDLDVLVESVTDDGRYQGYDQYYNKILIDSEADLEGNWIRIESATAAEEYNHAVV
- a CDS encoding AAA family ATPase translates to MQSSDKAKWIIAASAVLLIALTLFAFLRDSTKPISRDQLNTLIAGGELKQVVERESSYLLSSSEGRFSIVKSQVPAGTFDAYVVKTEEGGAIVIAILSLIIVLGAASLLLRYWMKHRRFPGAPVKSAQGAGAPEQTYHVQPVVSDVTFSDIGGISDVKEELEEIIDFLKNPQRYRHFGARLPKGVLLVGPPGVGKTMIAKAVAAEANAPFYYQSASSFVHIYVGMGAKRVSELFRAAASNAPAIIFIDEIDAVGKVRDGGSNEEREATLNQLLTEMDGFTDSSGIIVIAATNKIEVLDPALLRAGRFDRRIFVDLPTPHEREAIIAKYLEKIPHSVDAKAIAEITVGFNGAALAALVNEAALHSLRNRQIHVRMEDVLAVKDKVAYGKKRLPILNDEQKECRATYLAGKAVAATWFDLAFEKVMLGSESIRPALSDPLMRHEIESHIRMLLAGKVMCDIRYREHASSAKEDIDAALTLAKAMLFEYGMGDSLLPSQEALPHLLERIEQETRTLLEGKTALVDGIVDVLLERESISKEEIKARIDAVL
- the bioV gene encoding pimelyl-ACP methyl ester esterase BioV gives rise to the protein MRFYSGFCLRDESAFFAPWLKQNDFTVAGFSYGAIKALYDVLQNDRRIDTLQLFSPAYFCNKPDSFKRLQMKGYKRDSAAYRARFIESCFAPYPARDVSVYDEGEEALEELLGYPWPEKLLRELNERGVHIEVYLGGKDAVIDAEAARAFFMPYATLYYFKDANHFLQGA
- the mog gene encoding molybdopterin adenylyltransferase; its protein translation is MSNIKIGVITASDRASAGIYEDISGMAIQETMTAYLTSSFEIEYRCIPDEQETIEATMKELCDEAGCCLVVTTGGTGPAPRDVTPEATENICDKMMPGFGELMRQVSLQYVPTAILSRQTAGIRGQSLIINLPGKPKSIRECLDAVFPAVPYCIDLIGGPYLVTDESVIKAFRPKAK
- a CDS encoding glycoside hydrolase family 76 protein, giving the protein MKNLFRHLILVLWFVSSGFASTIGFGHSESIADHNTRNEVLTYARSVAQSHFSAAPVPDHKALAVHGDWTVSVASYLHGEIVGTGTGKGHTLRLAVEHAVQDLLAGHGHTSPNKRELDRSRLMISISRSNAPACALIEYRGEAKELIGDVVVIRHLDSDLIYTKIMEAKAYLLRAMDKETHGFHKLYTADDAAYDRRVITTYSSSSLYSLLKLNDLEKDERITALTPLIADFILSMQIQKGSNKGAFHYSLSLDSGKKDDRFVVGTASKTIFTLLELYKRTKEKRYLDAAVSAADWLLTMRNPDGTVINQVKIESGLPVFDKRYSNLYTGEVLSALSRMYAVTSDQRYYDAAAILADNFRERAAKDSYFLTDDYRTPTDAVPTSWAVMSLLDFYKISKNDLYKKTLLKCLDTIFTRQKNDPNDMQNYGRIGTGQNTSGNGWINEVTSEVYLSCRRENWGGCERYKAHMLGMMRWLIQNTYSEENTYFLKAPEKAIGGLIRNYTKEEVRTDAVCHGVNGYINLFKSSGR